A window from Candidatus Korarchaeum sp. encodes these proteins:
- the argF gene encoding ornithine carbamoyltransferase, whose product MPRSSLFGRDLLTCQDLSRDEIWLIFETTKEMKHAYYRGERPRLLEGKNLGMIFEEPSTRTRVSFEVAMSQLGGHALYLRPGELHLGVRETIADTARVLSRYLDGIMARLLKHETLEELAKYATIPVINGLTDWFHPVQALTDVYTMLEKFGDLKKIKVAFFGDATNVANSLLVLTSRLGMNFTFCGPKKYWPKERVMKMVEENVAETGANIEITEDIDKAIKDANVVYTDLWWWIGQEHEAEERKAAFQPYQVNSNLMKRAAKNAVFMHCLPAARGMEVTDDVIDGPWSIVWDQAENRLHVEKAILVLLMG is encoded by the coding sequence ATGCCTAGGAGTAGCCTCTTCGGTAGGGACCTCTTGACTTGTCAGGATCTGAGTAGGGATGAGATCTGGCTCATATTCGAGACTACTAAGGAGATGAAGCACGCTTACTACAGGGGGGAGAGGCCCAGGCTCCTGGAGGGGAAGAACCTCGGTATGATATTCGAGGAACCCTCCACTAGGACCAGGGTCTCCTTCGAGGTAGCCATGAGCCAGTTAGGGGGCCATGCCCTCTACTTGAGGCCAGGGGAGCTCCACTTAGGGGTCAGGGAGACGATAGCTGATACAGCTAGGGTGCTGAGCAGGTACTTGGATGGTATAATGGCTAGATTGCTCAAGCACGAGACTCTGGAGGAGTTGGCGAAGTACGCTACGATACCGGTGATAAACGGCCTGACCGATTGGTTCCACCCGGTTCAAGCTCTGACTGATGTATACACCATGCTCGAGAAGTTCGGGGACCTCAAGAAGATAAAAGTAGCGTTCTTCGGCGATGCAACGAATGTAGCAAACTCCCTCTTAGTCCTAACATCTAGGCTAGGGATGAACTTCACTTTCTGCGGGCCGAAGAAGTACTGGCCGAAGGAGAGAGTGATGAAGATGGTCGAGGAGAACGTAGCAGAGACTGGTGCGAATATAGAGATAACTGAGGACATAGATAAAGCAATAAAGGATGCTAACGTCGTCTACACAGATCTATGGTGGTGGATAGGGCAGGAGCATGAGGCTGAGGAGAGGAAAGCAGCTTTCCAGCCATATCAAGTGAACTCGAACTTGATGAAGAGGGCAGCTAAGAACGCAGTCTTCATGCACTGCCTCCCCGCTGCTAGGGGGATGGAGGTGACTGATGACGTAATAGATGGTCCTTGGAGCATAGTCTGGGATCAAGCTGAGAACAGGCTCCACGTGGAGAAAGCTATATTAGTTCTCCTCATGGGGTGA